The genomic region CGACCAAGTCATGGATTCGAAACTGGTGAAATCGCGCCACAGGCATCACACTTCAGAACAGTTGCGTCTTGACGATCAATAAGGTGTGTGTCTAGTGATCCACATTCATGACAGAATACATATGTTTCGGTGTATGATTCAACAGCGTCAGTTATCCGGTTCTGTGTGAACTACCCTGCCCTACCGCGCTCGGGGCTGCTCGCCCCTCGCTTGGCGAGGACAGGGTTTCTTGCTTCTGTGTCGGAACTTGTATCGGACGTGGATACAGCGGTTCCAGACTCCGCAGGCGATTTCCCTTCACAGGCAGTTCAGAGCGTCCCACTCCTCCCAGATGGACACTCAGCCACAATCGACAGTGCGCGCTTTTTGTTGCGCTTGAACACCGTTACCGTTAGAGACGTGGTGAGCATCATACTACTAGATTCAACCGTGGGTGGTAAAGTAAACGTACCGATGAACGCGCAACCAAACTATGCGCTATATCCCCTCTCTACGCCCTCACTCTGTTCGGGCGGTGAGGAAGGGGGCTTAGCGCCTCAAATTAGCTAAAATCACCAGTAAACCGAGCCCGAGCCCGACCCTTATCATCTATTTGAGCACTTGTTCCGAGTTCCGACTGGAGATACCGGACAATATGATTTGGTTTTCGTGCCAACGGGTCATATGTCGTCTCGAAGTTTTCCCAGACCGTCCGATTTCCTTCGATATGAATGTCCGGAGTGGGCAGTTCAAACCTATGTCCTTCCTCAGCGACGTCTGGTGTCTCCGCAAGCGCACGGTTCAATTGCTTATCGTAGTCCATATCTGCCAGGACGATCGTCGGGAGATATACAATTTACGGGGAATTAATATTAAAAATACTACATATCATGACATTAAAACAGAATTAGATAGAATTAAGATCCATGTAGAATATCCGATACACCCTCAGAAACGACCAAATTTGAGAGATGTATGATAACGTGACTCAAGATAGTAATATATCCCTCCGGTTTCAAGCCAAAGTTGCTTATGAAAAAGCAGGAACTCATCCACCTTCACGGCCTGCTTGCAGAGGTACATACCCAGGTCGAAGCATGGGAGGAGACAGACATTCCGCTTACCGCGTATAATGAACTTGGTGTTCGACCAACATCGATACATAAATCCAAGACAGATCATAAAGCGGCCGTATTCAAGCTTATCGAAGGAATCACCGCACCGATGGACGAATCTGAGCCGGATCGTGTTGCACCAACTGCTGACTGATCAGGATTAAGTGACGTCTTTTTGATATACATCAATTAGCGACGCAGACTCGCTGTATTCATCAAAACAGGTTCGAGTGATCTACATTGATAGATTACAAGGAGGATGCCCGGGGGTTAAGCCGAGGCGATTCACACATACGAGACGCACGAATAGACAGATATTAATTGTGTGTATAAACAGTGACCTCTGGTCTCCTGGTGTAGTCCAATTAGTTTATGCCATCGCCAGTGTCGAACAG from Haloquadratum walsbyi C23 harbors:
- a CDS encoding eukaryotic translation initiation factor eIF-2-beta/eIF-5 family protein, translated to MTDAVESYTETYVFCHECGSLDTHLIDRQDATVLKCDACGAISPVSNP
- a CDS encoding UPF0058 family protein gives rise to the protein MKKQELIHLHGLLAEVHTQVEAWEETDIPLTAYNELGVRPTSIHKSKTDHKAAVFKLIEGITAPMDESEPDRVAPTAD